A window of the Synechococcus sp. M16.1 genome harbors these coding sequences:
- a CDS encoding ammonium transporter, which yields MTTAFHAPPQRRRKTLQEASLLEGPMLLLKSIRGFSSNRAMTWLACAPLALMGLGIFTLSAKAEELPELSAAFLANNLWLLVATILVIFMNAGFAMVEAGMCRQKNAVNILAKNLFVFALAVTAYWFVGYSLMYGDSVIDGWLYFGGLFFDPTVTAETISDAGLVPTVDFLFQAAFAGTAATIVSGLVAERIKFGEFVIFALVLTAFIYPVAGSWEWNGGWLNSVGSVEFIDFAGSSIVHSVGAWAGLVGAMLLGPRIGKYVDGKVQAIPGHNMSIATLGALILWIGWYGFNPGSQLAMDQWVPYVAVTTTLGAAGGAIGATVISTITSKKPDLTMIINGILAGLVSVTAGCGNLTLTGSWVAGVVGGIIVVFSVAALDAAGIDDPVGAFSVHGVCGVWGTIVIGLWGYDVQGDGSGLGLLVGGGVEQLGIQALGAAAYAIWTVVTCFIAWQIIGSLFGGIRVTEQEESEGLDIGEHGMEAYAGFSTTNN from the coding sequence ATGACAACTGCATTCCACGCGCCACCGCAAAGGCGGCGCAAAACCCTTCAGGAGGCCAGCCTCCTGGAAGGCCCGATGCTGCTCCTGAAGAGCATCCGGGGCTTCAGTTCCAACCGCGCCATGACCTGGCTCGCCTGTGCGCCCCTGGCGCTCATGGGCCTTGGCATCTTCACCCTGTCGGCCAAAGCCGAAGAGCTTCCTGAGCTCTCCGCCGCTTTCCTGGCCAACAACCTCTGGCTTCTGGTCGCCACCATCCTGGTGATCTTCATGAATGCCGGCTTCGCCATGGTCGAAGCAGGCATGTGCCGGCAAAAAAATGCCGTCAATATCCTCGCCAAGAACCTGTTCGTGTTCGCCCTCGCGGTGACCGCCTACTGGTTCGTGGGCTACTCCTTGATGTACGGCGACTCCGTCATCGACGGCTGGCTGTATTTCGGGGGCCTCTTCTTCGACCCGACCGTCACCGCTGAGACCATCAGCGATGCAGGCCTGGTTCCCACCGTTGATTTCCTGTTCCAGGCGGCCTTCGCCGGAACCGCCGCCACGATCGTTTCCGGTCTTGTGGCTGAGCGGATCAAGTTCGGCGAATTCGTGATCTTCGCCCTGGTCCTCACCGCCTTCATCTATCCAGTTGCTGGCAGCTGGGAATGGAACGGTGGCTGGCTCAACAGTGTTGGCAGCGTCGAATTCATCGATTTCGCTGGTTCCTCGATCGTGCACTCCGTTGGCGCCTGGGCCGGCCTGGTCGGCGCCATGCTGCTTGGACCTCGCATCGGCAAATACGTCGATGGCAAGGTTCAGGCCATCCCTGGCCACAACATGTCCATCGCCACCCTTGGCGCTCTGATCCTCTGGATCGGCTGGTACGGCTTCAACCCCGGTTCCCAGCTGGCCATGGACCAGTGGGTCCCCTACGTGGCCGTCACCACCACCCTCGGTGCAGCAGGTGGTGCCATCGGCGCCACGGTGATCTCAACGATCACCTCCAAGAAGCCTGACCTCACCATGATTATCAACGGCATCCTGGCCGGCCTGGTGAGCGTGACTGCCGGTTGCGGCAACCTCACCCTGACGGGTTCCTGGGTGGCTGGTGTAGTGGGCGGCATCATCGTCGTCTTCTCCGTCGCCGCTCTCGATGCCGCAGGCATTGATGACCCCGTCGGCGCCTTCTCCGTGCACGGTGTGTGCGGCGTGTGGGGCACGATCGTGATCGGTCTCTGGGGCTACGACGTCCAGGGCGACGGCTCTGGCCTCGGCCTTCTGGTCGGCGGCGGCGTTGAGCAGCTCGGCATCCAGGCTCTGGGTGCTGCTGCCTATGCCATCTGGACCGTGGTCACCTGC
- the sfsA gene encoding DNA/RNA nuclease SfsA → MTGLPSPGDALLRFEPLTEGVLLKRYKRFLADVKLSSGETVTAHCANTGPMTGVLIPGQRVRLRYAPSPKRKLAWTWEQAEVPGADGQPCWVGINTALPNRLIRATVEAGCLEAQLGAIEGIRAEVAYGTNKRSRIDLLLTPAAQNPDQRLIYLEVKNTTWTDGSTALFPDTVTERGQKHLIELMGVLPDARAVLVPCLSRPDVTAFAPGDSADPRYGELFRQATNSGVKVLPCCFSFSADAVHWQGTRLVHLD, encoded by the coding sequence ATGACTGGCCTTCCCTCTCCGGGCGATGCCCTGCTGCGCTTTGAACCCCTAACGGAGGGCGTGCTGCTGAAGCGCTACAAACGCTTCCTGGCCGATGTGAAGCTAAGCAGCGGTGAGACCGTCACCGCCCATTGCGCCAATACCGGCCCGATGACCGGAGTCTTGATCCCTGGCCAACGGGTGCGTCTGCGCTACGCCCCCTCCCCCAAACGCAAGCTGGCCTGGACCTGGGAGCAAGCCGAGGTGCCAGGCGCCGATGGCCAACCTTGCTGGGTGGGCATCAACACGGCCCTGCCCAACCGACTGATTCGCGCCACGGTCGAAGCGGGGTGCCTGGAGGCCCAGCTCGGGGCCATTGAGGGGATCCGCGCTGAAGTGGCCTACGGCACCAACAAACGCAGCCGGATCGACCTCCTGCTGACGCCAGCCGCGCAGAACCCCGATCAACGACTGATCTACCTGGAGGTGAAAAACACCACCTGGACCGACGGCAGCACGGCTCTATTCCCCGACACGGTGACCGAACGGGGGCAGAAGCATCTGATTGAACTGATGGGGGTCCTTCCAGACGCGCGGGCGGTGCTGGTGCCCTGCCTCAGCCGGCCGGACGTGACTGCCTTTGCACCCGGTGACAGCGCCGATCCGCGCTATGGAGAGCTGTTTCGCCAGGCCACAAACAGCGGTGTGAAAGTTCTGCCGTGCTGCTTCAGCTTCAGCGCCGATGCGGTGCACTGGCAGGGGACACGCCTAGTCCACCTAGATTGA
- the murJ gene encoding murein biosynthesis integral membrane protein MurJ, with amino-acid sequence MARSLKGIALVVTLGTLLSKVGGLIRQLVIAAAFGVGAAYDAYNYAYVLPGFLLILLGGINGPFHSAMVSVLSRRPRAEGAHILAALNTSVSALLLLVTIVLVLAADPLITLVGPGLAPELHAIARVQLQVMAPMALLAGLIGLGFGSLNAADEFWIPAISPLMSSGALILGVGLLWWQLGADIALPSAAMGGGVVLALATLVGALLQWLIQLPALIRQGLARFQLVWDWRHPGVREVWRVMGPATLSSGMLQINVITDLFFASGIVGAAAGLGYANLLVQTPLGLISNALLVPLLPTFSRLTAPQDRPQLIDRIRQGLMLSAASMIPLGGLFIALGGPIVALVYERGAFDASAAQLVTGLLMAYGLGMPAYLGRDVLVRVFYALGDGTTPFRLSLAGIGLNVVFDWLLVGGPTPWGNQSPFNFGAPGLVLATVAINLLTCLALLVGLQQQVGGLPLRRWGMDLMRLAIAGVLAAGGAGILVTVVPWPAGLLGLVLQVSAPGLLGLALFALIGAQLKVPEVREVTQLVVGRFRAR; translated from the coding sequence ATGGCGCGTTCACTGAAGGGGATCGCACTGGTGGTGACCCTCGGCACCTTGCTGAGCAAGGTGGGTGGCCTGATTCGGCAGCTGGTGATCGCAGCGGCCTTCGGGGTGGGCGCTGCCTATGACGCCTACAACTACGCCTACGTGCTGCCTGGATTTCTCCTGATCCTGCTCGGGGGAATCAATGGACCCTTCCACAGCGCCATGGTGAGCGTGCTGAGCCGGCGCCCCCGGGCTGAAGGGGCGCACATCCTTGCGGCGCTCAACACCAGCGTCAGTGCTCTGTTGCTCCTGGTCACCATCGTTCTGGTGCTGGCGGCGGATCCTCTTATCACCCTTGTGGGTCCTGGCCTTGCCCCCGAGCTTCACGCCATCGCACGGGTCCAGCTGCAGGTGATGGCGCCGATGGCGCTGCTGGCGGGGCTGATCGGGCTCGGCTTCGGGTCCCTTAACGCCGCCGACGAATTCTGGATCCCTGCGATTTCACCGCTGATGTCCAGCGGGGCCTTGATCCTGGGGGTGGGACTGCTCTGGTGGCAGCTCGGCGCTGATATCGCCTTGCCGTCCGCCGCCATGGGAGGGGGTGTGGTGCTGGCCTTGGCCACGTTGGTGGGGGCCTTGCTGCAGTGGTTGATCCAGCTGCCGGCGTTGATCCGGCAGGGGTTGGCCCGTTTCCAACTGGTCTGGGACTGGCGGCACCCGGGCGTGCGGGAGGTGTGGCGTGTGATGGGGCCGGCGACGTTGTCGTCAGGAATGCTTCAGATCAATGTGATCACGGATCTGTTTTTCGCCTCGGGCATCGTCGGTGCGGCGGCGGGTCTGGGGTACGCCAATTTGCTGGTGCAAACCCCTCTGGGCCTGATCTCGAATGCACTGCTGGTGCCCTTGCTGCCCACTTTTTCCAGGCTCACGGCTCCGCAGGATCGTCCGCAGCTGATCGATCGGATCCGCCAGGGGTTGATGCTGTCTGCGGCATCGATGATCCCTCTGGGGGGACTGTTCATTGCGTTGGGTGGCCCCATCGTCGCCCTGGTGTACGAGCGTGGTGCTTTCGATGCATCAGCCGCACAGCTGGTGACGGGCCTGTTGATGGCCTATGGCCTCGGCATGCCGGCTTACCTCGGCAGGGATGTGCTGGTGCGCGTCTTCTATGCCCTTGGCGATGGAACAACGCCTTTTCGGCTCTCGCTGGCGGGGATCGGTCTGAACGTGGTTTTTGACTGGCTGCTGGTGGGTGGTCCGACCCCTTGGGGGAATCAGTCGCCGTTCAATTTCGGTGCGCCAGGGTTGGTGCTCGCCACGGTTGCCATCAACCTGCTCACCTGCCTCGCCCTGTTGGTGGGTCTGCAGCAACAGGTTGGAGGCCTGCCGCTGCGGCGCTGGGGGATGGACCTGATGCGGCTCGCCATCGCCGGAGTTCTGGCAGCGGGGGGTGCGGGAATCCTGGTGACCGTTGTGCCTTGGCCGGCAGGGTTGCTGGGCCTAGTGCTGCAGGTGTCTGCCCCTGGCCTGCTGGGTTTGGCCTTGTTTGCCTTAATCGGTGCACAACTCAAGGTGCCGGAGGTGCGTGAGGTCACGCAGTTGGTGGTGGGTCGGTTCAGGGCTCGCTGA
- a CDS encoding cytochrome-c oxidase — protein MLIIEVTNSRDLVRQRIGRLGERLIGRVVDAEAQVEKALIQELETAFKEFGIEARIVSVQGPQLVGREQLELPIQVREELDVRLSEP, from the coding sequence GTGCTGATCATTGAAGTCACCAACTCCAGAGATTTGGTGCGCCAACGCATCGGCCGCCTTGGTGAACGGCTGATCGGTCGGGTCGTGGATGCGGAGGCTCAGGTTGAAAAAGCCCTGATCCAGGAACTGGAAACCGCCTTTAAAGAATTTGGGATCGAGGCACGGATAGTGTCTGTTCAGGGCCCGCAACTCGTGGGTCGCGAGCAACTGGAACTTCCGATTCAGGTGCGTGAAGAGCTGGATGTTCGTCTCAGCGAGCCCTGA
- a CDS encoding DUF3181 family protein gives MSLSASDLQDLQSALADRLYVQISGWHLYLGDADLASALAIECSARVNQGAEVAARQALDAVKVPLAGGASQLPLSKLIPPAQLRDLEEILEPYCR, from the coding sequence ATGTCCCTCTCCGCCAGCGACCTGCAGGACCTTCAGAGTGCTTTGGCTGACCGCCTCTACGTGCAGATCAGCGGCTGGCATCTTTACCTCGGCGATGCCGACCTGGCCTCAGCCCTGGCGATTGAATGCAGTGCCCGCGTCAATCAAGGTGCTGAAGTAGCGGCCCGGCAGGCCCTCGACGCCGTCAAGGTGCCCCTGGCAGGAGGCGCCAGTCAGCTCCCGCTCTCCAAGCTGATTCCCCCCGCCCAGCTGAGGGATCTTGAAGAGATCCTCGAGCCGTACTGCAGATAA